In Streptomyces sannanensis, the DNA window AGCAAGACGTACGGCTCCTTCACCGCCGTCCACCCGCTCGATCTGACCATTCCGCAGGGCTCCTTCTTCGCCCTCCTCGGCGCCTCCGGCTGCGGAAAGACCACCACCCTGCGGATGATCGCCGGCCTGGAGGAGCCCAGCACCGGTACCGTCTTCCTCGGCGACAGGGACGTCACCGACCTGCCCCCGTACAAGCGGCCGGTCAACACCGTCTTCCAGAGCTATGCGCTCTTCCCGCACCTCGACATCAGCGAGAACATCGCCTTCGGCCTGCGCCGCCGCGGCATCAAGTCGGTGAAGAAGCAGGTCGACGAGATGCTGGAGCTCGTCCAGCTCGGCCAGTTCGCCAAGCGCAAGCCGCACCAGCTCTCCGGCGGCCAGCAGCAGCGCGTCGCCGTCGCCCGCGCCCTGATCAACCACCCGCAGGTGCTGCTCCTCGATGAGCCGCTGGGAGCCCTCGACCTCAAGCTGCGCCGCCAGATGCAGCTGGAGCTCAAGCGGATCCAGACCGAGGTCGGCATCACCTTCATCCATGTCACCCACGACCAGGAGGAGGCCATGACCATGGCCGACCAGGTCGCGGTGATGAACGGCGGCCGGGTCGAGCAGCTGGGCGAGCCCGCCGAGCTCTACGAGAACCCCAGGACCACCTTCGTCGCCAACTTCCTCGGCACCTCCAACCTCATCGAGGCCGAGGTCGTCGACGCGGCCACGGACGTTGTGGTCTCGGCCGGCGGCGCCAAGCTGCGGCTGCCCGCGGACCGCTGTTCCGCGGAGACCCGCACCGGCGGCAAGCTGCTCGTCGGCATCCGCCCGGAGAAGATCTCGATGGTCCACGCCGACGACGAGGACTCCATCGCGGCCGGCCGCAACAAGGTCACCGGCCGAATAGCGGACTCCAGCTTCATCGGTGTCTCCACGCAGTACATCGTGGACAGCCCGGCCGGCCAGGGCCTTTCGGTGTACGAGCAGAACATCGAGCGGGACTCCCGCCTGGTGCCCGGCGCCGAGGTCGTCCTGCACTGGAACCCGGCCCACACCTTCGGCCTCGACGCCGCCCAGGACATCGACGCGGGCGTGGAGAAGGTGGAGGACGCCCAGTGACCGTCACCGAAGCACCGCAGGCCGTCGCGGACCCGCCGCTCCGCAAGGCCTCCACCCGCAAGCGGCTCGTACCGTACTGGCTGCTGCTGCCCGGCATCCTCTGGCTGCTGGTGTTCTTCGCGCTGCCGATGGTCTACCAGGCCTCGACCTCCGTGCAGACCGGGTCCCTGGAGCAGGGCTTCGAGGTCACCTGGCACTTCCAGACCTACTGGGACGCGCTGAAGGAGTACTACCCGCAGTTCGTCCGGTCGCTGCTCTATGCCGGTACGGCCACCGTCCTGTGCCTGGTCCTCGGCTATCCGCTCGCGTACCTGATCGCGTTCAAGGCCGGCCGCTGGCGCAATCTGCTGCTGATCCTGGTCATCGCGCCGTTCTTCACCAGCTTCCTGATCCGTACGCTCGCCTGGAAGACGATCCTCGCGGACGACAGCGCGGTGGTGGCCGCCCTGGACGCCCTGCGCATCCTGGACGTGACCAACTGGCTCGGCTGGACCGAGGGCAACCGTGTGATGGCCACACCGCTCGCGGTGGTCACCGGTCTCACGTACAACTTCCTGCCCTTCATGATCCTGCCGCTCTACACCTCGCTGGAGCGCATCGACACCCGCCTGCACGAGGCGGCCGGCGATCTGTACGCCACGCCGGCCACCACCTTCCGCAAGGTGACCTTCCCGCTCTCCATGCCGGGTGTCGTCTCGGGCACGCTGCTCACCTTCATCCCGGCGAGCGGTGACTACGTCAACGCCGAGCTGCTCGGCTCCACCGACACCAGGATGATCGGCAGCGTCATCCAGTCGCAGTACCTGCGGATCCTCGACTACCCGACGGCGGCCGCGCTGTCCTTCATCCTCATGGCGGTCGTTCTGATCATGGTCACCGTGTACATCCGCCGGGCAGGGACGGAGGACCTGGTATGAGCTGGCTGCGACGCAACCTCGTCGTCATCGCGGGCCTTTGCACGCTCGCCTACCTCATCGTGCCGAACATCGTCGTGACGGTGTTCTCCTTCAACAACCCGACCGGGCGCTTCAATTACGCCTGGCAGGAGTTCTCGCTCGACGCCTGGAAGGACCCGTGCGGCGTCGCCGATCTGTGCGGCACGCTCAGCCTCTCCCTCCAGATCGCCCTGTGGTCGACGATCGGGGCGACCGTCCTCGGCACGATGATCGCCTTCGCGCTGGTCCGCTACCGCTTCAGGGCGCGTGGCGCGGTCAACTCGCTGATCTTCCTGCCGATGGCGATGCCCGAGATCGTGATGGCCGCCTCCCTGCTCGCGCTGTTCCTCAACATGGGCATCGAGCTGGGCTTCTGGACCATCCTCATCGCGCACATCATGTTCTGCCTCAGCTTCGTGGTGGCAGCGGTCAAGGCGCGTGTGCTGTCGATGGATCCGCGTCTGGAGGAGGCCGCGCGTGACCTCTACGCCGGTCCCGTGCAGACCTTCGTACGGGTCACTCTGCCGATCGCCGCTCCCGGCATCGCGGCCGGTGCGCTGCTCTCCTTCGCGCTCTCCTTCGACGACTTCATCATCACCAACTTCAACTCGGGCAACACCGTGACCTTCCCCATGTTCGTGTGGGGATCGGCTCAGCGCGGTACGCCCGTGCAGATCAACGTCATCGGTACGGCGATGTTCGTCATCGCGGTGCTGGTGGTCGTCGCCGGCCAGTTCATCTCCAGCCGACGACAGAAGAGCGCAAAGCCTTAAGGTCCTGTCCGGTCATGCCAGGCGTCGCGAGCCCGGCATGACCGGCCGGACAGGACCTCGATTCCCTGAGGGAGTTGGAAGCCATGGCCGTGACCCGAGCCATGCGTAGTGCCGCACAGTCCCTGACGGACGCCAAGCCCGTCCCCTTCTGGCTGGAGGACCCCGGCAGGCCCGGCGCCCGGCCCGCGCTCGCCGGGATCGAGCGGTGCGATCTGCTCGTCGTCGGCGGGGGATACAGCGGACTGTGGACCGCGCTCATCGCCAAGGAGCGCGACCCGCAGCGGGATGTCGTCCTCATCGAGGGCCAGGAGGTCGGCTGGGCCGCCTCCGGCCGCAACGGCGGCTTCTGCGCGGCTTCCCTCACTCACGGTCTCGGAAACGGCCTCGCCCGCTGGCCGGGCGAGCTGAAGAAGCTGGAGGAGCTCGGCGAACGCAACCTCGACGCCATCGAGGAGGCGGTCGCCCGCTACTCCCTCGACTGCGACTTCGAACGTACCGGCGAGATCGACGTCGCCACCGAACCCCACCAGCTCGAAGAGCTCCGTGAGGTCCACGAGGAGGCCGAGAAACTCGGCTTCACCGGACTGGAGCTCCTCGACCGGGACGCGGTACGCGCCGAGGTCGACTCCCCGACCTTCCTGGGCGGCCTCTACGACCGGCGCGGCGTCGCCATGCTGCACCCGGCCAAGCTCGCCTGGGGCCTCAAGCGGGCCTGTCTCGACCTGGGCGTACGCATCTACGAGCACACGCCCGGCCTCGACCTCGTCCAGGCGGGCGCGGGCATGGCGGTGCGCACCCCGTACGGCCGGATCCTGGCCCGGCGGGTCGCCCTCGGCACCAACGTCTTCCCCTCGCTGGTCAAGCGGGTGCGCCCGTACATCGTCCCGGTCTACGACTACGCGCTGATGACCGAGCCGCTGTCGGAGGCACAGCTCGCCTCGATCGGCTGGAAGAACCGGCAGGGTCTCGGCGACAGCGCCAACCAGTTCCACTACTTCCGGCTGACCGCGGACAACCGCATCCTCTGGGGCGGCTACGACGCGATCTATCAGTTCGGCGGCAAGGTGCGTGCGGAGTACGACCACCGCCCCGAGACCTATCTGAAGCTGGCCGGCCACTTCTTCACCTGCTTCCCACAGCTGGAGGGCCTGCGCTTCAGCCACGCCTGGGGCGGCGCCATCGACACCTGTTCGCGCTTCTCCGCCTTCTTCGGTACGGCCCACGGCGGCCGGGTCGCCTACGCCGCCGGGTACACCGGCCTCGGCGTCGGCTCGACCCGGTTCGGCGCGGATGTGATGGTCGACCTGCTCGCGGGGGAGCGCACGGAACGCACCGAGCTGGAGATGGTACGCAGCAAGCCGCTGCCGTTCCCGCCCGAGCCCGTCGCCTGGGCCGGTATCGGCATCACCAAGTGGTCGCTGGCCAGGGCGGACGCCAATGGGGGCCGGCGCAATCTGTGGCTGAAGACCATGGACAAGCTGGGCCTCGGCTTCGACAGCTGATCACACCGGGACACGTGCGGACAGCCGCGACGGGCCGTCCGCACGGCGTTCCCCCAGGGCTCACCGACGGTCCGTCGCATGGCAGACCGTCAGCAGTACGACGCTCAGGCACCAGCTGCCGATGACGTCGAGCGGCCAGTGGTAGCCGCGCAGCACCAGACCGGCCCCGGTCGCCACCGTGAGGAGTACGGCCAGGGGCATCGGCCGTACACGGAGGTACGGCGCGAGCAGCAGGGCGGCTCCGCAGTACGCCACTGCCGCGGTCGCCGCATGGCCCGACGGGTAGTAGCCGACCGCGTCGGTCAGCGGCCCCGGCCGGTCGAGCGCCGCCTTCAGCGGCACGACGAGCGCGGGGACGGCGGCCATCGCCAGGGTGGCGGCGAGCGCCACGAGCCGGCGGCCCCGCCAGGCCGCGTATGCCACGGCCACCGCCAGCACCGGCAGCGCGACCTGAACGTTGCCCAGATCGGCGAGGAATTCGGTGAGTTGCCGCGGGCCGTGTCCGACGACCGCCCGGTCCAGTCGCTCGTCGAGACCGCGCAGCGGACCGTGCGCCGCGACCTGCCAGCTGATGAGTGCGAAGAGAACCGCGGGCAGCGCGAGCAGAAGCACGTGAGGAACAGGCCGCCCCGGAACAGGGGGGGAGGTTCCGGGGCGGCCGTCCGGACCGGTGCACCGCGCGCCCCGGGGGGTGTGGGGCGGGCGGCCATCCGATCGGTGAGGATCTCCGGAGCCGGAGACTCCGGTGATGTGCGCGAGGGCACGGCCAGAACGAGGCTGGGGAGGCTCCGCCCTGGTGTCGCCCACAGTGGCCTGTGGGCGGGGTGTTTCTCTCATCTGCGCAAAACCGTACGGCAGACCGTGGGGGGCCGACAGCCGGAAATCCATCCCGCCATCGGCCCCCCACAGGTTCTTCACAGAGTGACCCTCGTTACTCGGGGTCACACCGTCTCGTTGGCCTCCAGGATGGCGAGGCCGCCCTCGATGATGTCCAGGCCCTCGTTGAGGAGGTCCTCACCGATGACCAGCGGCGGCAGGAAGCGCAGCACGTTGCCGTAGGTGCCGCAGGTGAGGACCAGCAGACCCTCGGCGTGGCAGGCCTTGGCGAGCGCGGTGGCGGCCTCCGGGTTCGGCTCCTTGGTGGCCGGGTCCTTCACCAGCTCGATGGCGATCATGGCACCGCGGCCGCGGATGTCGCCGATGATGCCGAACTTCTCCTGCATCTTGGAGAGGCGGCCCTTCATGACCTCCTCGATGCGCTTCGCCTTGCCGTTGAGGTCCTGCTCCTTCATGGTCTCGATCGCACCGATCGCACCGGCGCAGGCCACCGGGTTACCACCGTAGGTGCCGCCCAGGCCACCCGCGTGCGCGGCGTCCATGATCTCGGCGCGACCGGTCACGGCGGCCAGCGGCAGACCGCCCGCGATGCCCTTGGCGGTCGTGATCAGGTCCGGGACGATGCCCTCGTCCTCACAGGCGAACCACTGGCCGGTGCGGCAGAAGCCGGACTGGATCTCGTCCGCGACGAAGACGATGCCGTTGTCGTTGGCGAACTTCACCATGGCCGGGAGGAAGCCCTTGGCCGGCTCGATGAAGCCACCCTCACCCAGGACAGGCTCGATGATGATCGCGGCGACGTTCTCGGCGCCGATCTGCTTGGTGATCTGCTCCATCGCGGCCTTGGCGGCCTCGGCGCCGGCGTTCTCCGCGCCGGTCGGCCAGCGGTAGCCGTAGGCGACCGGGACGCGGTGGACCTCGGGGGCGAACGGACCGAAGCCCTGCTTGTACGGCATGTTCTTGGCGGTCAGCGCCATGGTGAGGTTGGTGCGGCCGTGGTAGCCGTGGTCGAAGACCACGACGGCCGGGCGCTTGGTGTACGCACGGGCGATCTTGACGGCGTTCTCGACGGCCTCGGCGCCCGAGTTGAACAGCGCCGACTTCTTGGCGTGGTCACCCGGGGTCAGCTCGGCGAGCTGCTCACAGACCTCGATGTAGCCCTCGTACGGGGTGACCATGAAGCAGGTGTGCGTGAAGTCCTCCAGCTGCGCGGAAGCGCGACGCACGACGGCCTCGGCGGAGCCACCGACCGAGGTCACGGCGATACCGGAACCGAAGTCGATCAGGCGGTTGCCGTCCACGTCCTCGATGATTCCGCCGTCGACGCGGGTCGTGAAGACGGGAAGCACGGAGCCCACACCGCCGGCGACCGTGTTGACACGACGAGCCTGAAGCTCCTGCGACTTCGGGCCGGGGATGGCGGTGACGATCCGGCGCTCCTGCGGAACTGAGCTCATGTGGACTCCTGTGTTTTTCTGAACGCTTCTTTTATGCGCAGGCTAGGTCCGCGCCGGGGGCCACGGCATGCTCCGTTGGGGAGTGATACGCGTGCGTCGTTGTCCGTGGCGGACATAGCGACGGGGACGAGTCAAACCCGTCCGGCGAAGGGCGGCAACTCCAGCCGAAGCGGGCGGTGCCCACACACGGCCTGTCCGGCATTCGAGGGAACCGGCCACCCGGCGATGCACGCCAAGACGGCATTCGGATGAACGGGCTACCTGGCAGCGCCCGTCCGGCGTTCGAGGGGACCGGTTACGCGACGAAGTGCGGCGACCCCCAGCCTGTCCGGCGTTCGAGCGGAACAGGATCACCGGGCGCTGCACGGCACCCTTCAGCCTGTCCGGTGTTTGAGGACGGACACATCGGCCCGCCCTGTGGAGGGCGGCCACTCCGGGTCCGTCGGGTGTTCGAAGGGGACGGGTTCACCGGGCGCTGCACGGCACCCTTCAGCCTGTCCGGTGTTTGAGGACGGACACATCGGCCCGCCCTGTGGAGGGGGTCAACTCCAAAGCCCGTCCGGCGTTTGAGGGCGGACACACGGGTCAACTGCCAGGTGGGCGCTAGATTGAAGCACGCAGCAAACGGACGCGCTGGTCAGGGGGCACGGGCAATGGACGCCGAAGGCACGTACGACGCAAGCGGCACCCGCGCCGACCACGTTCCGCGCAGGCCCGTGCCGCCCCAGCCGCGCCACGCGCCACCCAAGCCGCGTCACGCGCCTCAAACCGCGCGCGGGCCGGTTGTCGACTGGCTGAGGACCCCGCGGCCCGCCGCCGACCCGGGCGTGTGGCGGATGGGTCACCAGCCGCGCCCGGCCGAGGAACCCGACCGGATCCCCGCTCGCCGCCTGTTCGCCGGCGCTCTGATCGCGCTGCTCAGCGGCTGGCTCCTCTGGTCGCTCCTCTGGAACGGCTACCTCGGCAGCTACTGGCTCTGGCCGCTGCTCGTCCTCACCCCGGACACCTGGCGCTCCGACCCCGAACTGTGGGCGTTCGCGAGCTACACGTACTACGCGATCGTCGGCGGCGGGTTCCTCGTGTTCTTCGCCCGCCTCGGCCATCTGCCGGAGATCTGGCGCCGCTCCACCCGCCGCACCCGCGGTGCGACGCCCCCGCCCCCGCCACGCAGGCCCGAGGCCGATCCCGCCGAGTGGCCGGACCTGCGCACCGCCGGGCTCACCGAGGCCGCGGCCCGGCTCGCCGCCGAGATGAAGTCGGGGGCGCTCGGAGACGTCGACTACGCCCGGATCAGGCGCGCCTGGCAGTCCGTCCGCTCCCGGCCCGAGCGGCTGCCCGCGTTCACCGACGCCGTACGCGACCACGGCGCCGCCGCCTGCGCCCACCCCTCCGGCCTGCGAGACCTGCCGGTCCGTACCGCCACCCACGACCTGGCGACCTCTCAGGTGAGGATCGGCACCGCGGCCGACCATCCGCGCAACCCCTATGCCCGGCGCACCACCGGTGTCGCCCTCTCCCCGGCGCTCCTGGGGACCTCCCTGCTCGCGGTCGGTCCGGCCGGCTCCGGCAAGACGGTCCACCTGATCCGCCCCGTCGTCGAGTCGCTCTGCCTCCAGGCCCTCGCCAACCGCGCCGCCGTCGTCGCCGTCACCGCGCACGGCACGGGGCTCGCGCCGGACGAGTCCTTCGATGTCGTCGTCGCCGTCGGCCGTCCCGACTCCACCCACGACCTCGATCTGTACGGCGGGGCCGACGACCCCGACGAGGCCGCCCGCGTCCTCGCCGAAGCCCTCGTCGGCGACATCGGTGACAGCCGACGTGCCGCCACCGCGCTGGCCCAGCTCATCGGCCCCTACCGCAGCGTCCACGGCCGCTTCCCGGCCGTGCCCGAGCTGCGCGAACTGATCGGCGGCGCCCCCGCGGCCCTCCGCGAGCTGCGCACGGCCCTCGAAGCGAAGGGCGCCGCCGCGCAGCTGCGCGAGCTCGACGCCCGGGAGCGGCAGGCCGAGCGAGGCGATAGCGTCGGCGACCTCCTCGCCGAGCGGATCGCCTTCCTGGACCGTCCCGCCTTCGCGGAGTTCTTCCGTACGGACGGGGAAGGCCGGCAGTTCTCGCTGCGCGCCGTCAGGCATCCGCTGCGGGTACGGATCGACCTGCCGGAGCGCGGCCATGCCGAGGCGTCCCGGATCGTCGCCCGGCTGTTGCTCGCCCAGTTCACGGAGGCCGCGGCCGCCCGTACGGACCGTTCGCTCTTCGCCTGCCTGGTGCTCGACGACGCCACGCACACCGTCACCGCCGACGCCGTCCGCGGTATCCAGCAGCTGCGCTCCGCCAACGCGGGCGTGGTGCTGGCGCTGCGCACCCTGGAGGATGTACCGGAGCAGCTGCGCGGCCCGCTGCTCGGCGCGGTCGGCTGCAGGATGGCCTTCGCGGGGCTCGCGCCCTGGGACGGCGGCCGTTTCGCGGAGCTGTGGGGCACCGAGTGGGTGCAGACCCGGGACGTCACCAACCGGCAGATCATCTCTGACGAGCCGTTCACCAAGGCCGTGCACGCGGTGCGCCGACTCGTCACGGGCAAGGCCACCACACAGGAGGCGATCACCGTCCGCGAGGTCGAGCGTGAGCGCTGGTCCGCCTCGGAGCTGGCGCACTCGGTGCCCCCGGGGCATGCGGTGCTGTCGCTGATGTCCGTACGCGGCGAGCATGCGCCGCCGCTGCTGGTGGATCTCCGCGGCTGAGACGGAGGGGCGCGCCTGCGCGAAAAGGGAGTGGGGGCACCTCTGGGAGTACCCCCAGAGGCAGCTGGGGGAGCGCGGAGACCGCGAGGCTCGTGCCGATATGCGGCTGCGCCGCGTGGGCGGTCGAGCACGGTCGACCGTCGGCACAGGCTGAAGGCGCCCCGAAGGCGAAACGAGGGAACTGAGACGGCCGAGCAGCGGACCCGTACGTCCTGGCAGAATCGAGATGAGCCGTTCGTACGGGACGGCGAATTCCGAACCCCGAAGGTCCCACGGTCCCCATGCCGCTCACGCTCGCCTCGCTCGTCCACCATTCGGCGCTCAAACTCACCGTGCGCTCGGGGGAGGGCCGGCTGGACATTCCCGTCCGCTGGGCGCATGTCAGCGAGCTCGCCGATCCCGTGCCGTACATGGAGGGCGGCGAGCTCCTCCTCACCACGGCGATGACCCTGGACGCCGAGAACCCCGAGGCCATGAGCCGCTACGTGCGGCGGCTGCAGCGCGCCGGAGTCGTCGGCCTCGGATTCGCGATCGGCGTCAACTACGACGAGATACCGGAAGCCCTGGTCACTGCGGCCCAGGAGGCCGACCTGCCGCTGCTGGAGGTACCACGGCCCACCCCGTTCCTCGCCATCAGCAAGGCCGTCTCGGCAGCGATGGCCGCCGACCAGTACCGGGCGGTGACGGCCGGCTTCGAGGCGCAGCGCGAGCTGACCAAGGCCGCGCTCGCGGAGGGCCCGGCCGCGCTGCTGGCCCGCCTCGCCTCGCATGTCGACGGCTGGGCCGCCCTGTACGACGCCTCCGGGGCGGTCGTCGCCGCCGCGCCGGAATGGGCGACCCGCCGGGCCGCCCGGCTCACCGCCGACGTGGAGCGATTGCGCGAGCGCCCCGCCCCGGCCAGCGCAGTCGTCGGCAGTCCAGACGACCGGGTGGAGCTCCAGTCCCTGGGCACCGGCCGCCGGGTCCGCGGCGCCCTGGCCGTCGGCACGGGCGCGCCCCTGGGCACGGCCGAGCGCTACGCCGTGCACTCCGCGGTCGCGCTGCTGACGCTCACGACGGAACGTTCCCGCTCGCTCCAGGCCGCCGAGCAGCGGCTCGGCGCGGCCGTGCTGCGCCTGCTGCTCGCCGGCCAGCCGGACCACGCCCGCGCGGTGTCGGGAGACCTGTACGGGGGCTTGCTGGACGCCCCCTTCCGGCTGCTGATCGCCGGGCCGCTGGCCGAGCACGGCGACGTCGCCGGCCTCACCGAGGCGGTGGAGTCCGCCGCCTCCCGGGCGGGCGAGGCGGTCCTCGCGGTGCCGGAGAACGGGCGCCTGGTGATCCTGGCCGCCGACGGCGGCGCGGCGGTCGGCGCCTGCACGGCGTACGAACCGGAGGTCGGCAATGAGATCGTCATCGGCCTGTCCGCGCCGACCGGCCCGAGCGCCGCGGCCGCGGCGTACAAGCAGGCCGAACAGGCCCTGTCGGTTGCCCGCCGTCGCGGCCGGTCCCTGGTCGAGCACGACGAGATGGCGGCCGGTTCGGTGCTTCCGCTGCTCGCCGACGATGCGGTACGGGCCTTCGCGGACGGCATGCTGCGCGCCCTGCGCGAGCACGACGCGACGGGCCGCGGCGACCTGGTGGCCTCGCTGCGAGCGTGGCTGTCGAGGCACGGCCAGTGGGACGCGGCGGCGGCCGACCTGGGGGTGCACCGCCACACGCTGCGCTACCGGATGCGCCGAGTCGAGGAGATCCTGGGCCGCTCGTTGGACGACCCGGATGTGCGGATGGAGCTCTGGCTGGCGCTGAAGGCGACGTCGACGGCAGAGGAAGAGAGCTGACGCGCGTTTTCGGGCGACGTCCACCGCGTGATCATTCGGGGGGCTGTGTGGACTCCCGAAGGTCGTGCGATGGCTGCGGACCGCAGCGTGGACCCTGCCCGTTGGCGGGCGATGTTCGACCAGGCGATGGCCCGGATCGCGGGCAGGTTCCGGCGGGTGGCTCAGTTACCCCGGTAACCAGAGACGCCGATCAGGCCGACCCTTGCCCGAAGTCGGGCAGATTTCTTGGCCATTGGGCCGTCGGAGCCCTAGCCTTTTCGTGCGTGTAATGAGCATGAGAGGGGACGCGCATGACGGCACAGGCTTCCCGGGCACCTTCGGACGCGGCGAGCGCCGATGTCACCACCCCGGCCACCCCGGCCACCGGGCGTCGGATCAGCGGCGCCGTATGGGGTGCGCTCGGCATTGTCTACGTCGTGTGGGGTTCCACCTACCTGGGCATCCGCATCGTCGTCGAGACCCTGCCGCCGCTGCTGTCGGGCGGCGCCCGGTTCATCACGGCGGGACTTCTGCTCGCCGCGGTGGTCGCCTGGCGCCAGGGGCCCGCCGCGCTGCGCGTCACCCCCAAGCAGCTCGCCTCGGCTGTCGTCGTCGGTCTGCTGCTGATACTCGGCGGCAACGGCCTGGTCGTCATCGCCGAGACCTCCGTGCCCTCCGGGCTCGCCGCACTGCTGATCGCCATCGTTCCCGTGTTCGTGGTGCTGCTGCGCACGGCCTTCGGGGAACGCCCGGGCCTTGCGGCCTTCGGTGGAGTGGTCGTGGGGCTCGCCGGGCTCGCGGTGCTGACCGTGCCCGGGGTCAGCGGTGACGTGAAGTTCGGCGGGGTTCTGCTGGTGATCGTCGCATCGCTGCTGTGGTCGATCGGCTCCTTCTCGTCCTCGAAGATCCCGATGCCGGCCAACCCCTTCGCGGCCAGCGCCTACGAAATGGTCGCGGGCGGCATCGGTGCCCTGCTGGTGGGTCTGGGACGCGGCGAGCACCACGGTCTCGATCTGGGCGAGGTCTCCACACGCTCCTGGGTCGCGCTGGCCTATCTGATCGTGTTCGGCTCGCTGATCGCGTTCACCGCGTACGCCTGGCTGCTGCACACCGCCCCGCTCTCCCTGGTCGCCACCTACGCCTACGTGAACCCGGTGGTCGCCGTGTTCCTGGGCTGGCTGATCCTCGGCGAGCAGCTGTCCTGGCCGATCGTGGTCGGCGGCGCGATCGTGGTCGCGGGCGTGTGCTTGATCGTGAGTACGGAACGGCGGCGCTGACGCCGGGCCGGTGCAAAGTCGCGC includes these proteins:
- a CDS encoding EamA family transporter codes for the protein MTAQASRAPSDAASADVTTPATPATGRRISGAVWGALGIVYVVWGSTYLGIRIVVETLPPLLSGGARFITAGLLLAAVVAWRQGPAALRVTPKQLASAVVVGLLLILGGNGLVVIAETSVPSGLAALLIAIVPVFVVLLRTAFGERPGLAAFGGVVVGLAGLAVLTVPGVSGDVKFGGVLLVIVASLLWSIGSFSSSKIPMPANPFAASAYEMVAGGIGALLVGLGRGEHHGLDLGEVSTRSWVALAYLIVFGSLIAFTAYAWLLHTAPLSLVATYAYVNPVVAVFLGWLILGEQLSWPIVVGGAIVVAGVCLIVSTERRR
- a CDS encoding PucR family transcriptional regulator yields the protein MPLTLASLVHHSALKLTVRSGEGRLDIPVRWAHVSELADPVPYMEGGELLLTTAMTLDAENPEAMSRYVRRLQRAGVVGLGFAIGVNYDEIPEALVTAAQEADLPLLEVPRPTPFLAISKAVSAAMAADQYRAVTAGFEAQRELTKAALAEGPAALLARLASHVDGWAALYDASGAVVAAAPEWATRRAARLTADVERLRERPAPASAVVGSPDDRVELQSLGTGRRVRGALAVGTGAPLGTAERYAVHSAVALLTLTTERSRSLQAAEQRLGAAVLRLLLAGQPDHARAVSGDLYGGLLDAPFRLLIAGPLAEHGDVAGLTEAVESAASRAGEAVLAVPENGRLVILAADGGAAVGACTAYEPEVGNEIVIGLSAPTGPSAAAAAYKQAEQALSVARRRGRSLVEHDEMAAGSVLPLLADDAVRAFADGMLRALREHDATGRGDLVASLRAWLSRHGQWDAAAADLGVHRHTLRYRMRRVEEILGRSLDDPDVRMELWLALKATSTAEEES